In a single window of the Sphingosinicella microcystinivorans genome:
- the dgcN gene encoding N-acetyltransferase DgcN: MIPSPYFLYLGHSNDEIGIKTSRGLAVFRREDCVGEFRHDDCGLTLGLPRMSFAEAIAAGARTLVLGIANAGGRLGEDLVRDALAALDAGLNIASGLHQRLRDEPRLVAAAKAKGLTLFDVRDPAPDLPVGDGKRRAGKRLLTVGTDCSVGKMYTTLLLARALQARGVPADFRATGQTGILIAGDGVPLDAVVADFISGAIEHLSPARHDDGWDLIEGQGSLFHPSFAGVSTGLLHGAQPDALVLCHDPDRPHMRGLPHYQLPGLTECLEANLRTARLTNPDVRAVGIALNTAKLTPEAATRLCAETADAFGLPCVDPVRMGVEPIIDWMRTCEPSAPAATASR, translated from the coding sequence ATGATCCCTAGTCCCTATTTCCTCTATCTCGGCCATTCGAACGACGAGATCGGGATCAAGACCTCGCGCGGCCTCGCGGTTTTCCGCCGCGAGGACTGCGTCGGCGAGTTCCGCCACGACGATTGCGGCCTCACCCTCGGCCTTCCGCGCATGAGCTTCGCGGAGGCCATCGCGGCGGGCGCGAGGACGCTCGTGCTCGGCATCGCCAACGCGGGCGGCAGGCTCGGCGAGGACCTCGTGCGCGATGCGCTCGCCGCGCTCGACGCCGGCCTCAACATCGCGTCGGGCCTCCACCAGCGCCTGCGCGACGAGCCGCGCCTCGTCGCCGCCGCGAAGGCGAAGGGGCTCACGCTGTTCGACGTGCGCGATCCGGCGCCGGACCTTCCGGTCGGCGACGGCAAGCGCCGCGCGGGCAAGCGGCTGCTCACCGTCGGCACCGACTGTTCGGTGGGCAAGATGTACACGACGCTGCTTCTCGCCCGCGCGCTTCAGGCGCGCGGCGTTCCCGCCGATTTCCGCGCGACCGGCCAGACCGGCATCCTCATCGCCGGAGACGGCGTGCCGCTCGACGCCGTGGTGGCGGACTTCATCTCCGGCGCCATCGAGCACCTCTCGCCCGCGCGCCACGACGACGGCTGGGACCTCATCGAGGGCCAGGGCTCGCTGTTCCACCCCTCGTTCGCGGGCGTCTCCACCGGGCTCCTGCACGGCGCGCAGCCCGACGCGCTCGTGCTCTGCCACGATCCGGACCGCCCGCACATGCGCGGCCTGCCGCACTATCAATTGCCGGGCCTCACCGAATGCCTAGAGGCGAACCTCCGCACCGCGCGCCTCACCAACCCCGATGTCCGCGCCGTCGGCATCGCGCTCAACACCGCGAAGCTGACGCCGGAGGCGGCCACGCGGCTCTGCGCCGAAACCGCGGACGCTTTCGGCTTGCCTTGCGTCGATCCCGTCCGCATGGGCGTGGAACCGATCATCGACTGGATGCGCACATGCGAACCCTCAGCGCCTGCAGCGACAGCTTCCCGCTAG
- the dgcA gene encoding N-acetyl-D-Glu racemase DgcA, with translation MRTLSACSDSFPLVAPFRISRGVKTAADVVTVQIAADGHVGRGEGVPYPRYGETIESALAAIEGVRGALEAGAGRAEIMALMPPSAARNAVDCALWDLEAKQAGTSVTALLGRPPVGPTPTALTVSLDTPEAMAAAARKLAGVPLVKVKVDRNDPAAQIAAVRAAAPKPKLIVDPNESWTIAEVKGLQSLLVDLRVDLLEQPLPAAEDAALEGFRSAVPIAADESAHVAADLDALMSKYQVVNIKLDKTGGLTTALELADAARARGMGLMTGCMVCSSLGIAPALIIAADAAFTDLDGPVWLASDRAGGVTCTNGILAPPSLWGTA, from the coding sequence ATGCGAACCCTCAGCGCCTGCAGCGACAGCTTCCCGCTAGTCGCACCCTTCCGCATCTCGCGCGGCGTCAAGACCGCCGCCGACGTGGTGACGGTGCAGATCGCCGCGGACGGCCACGTCGGCCGCGGCGAGGGCGTCCCCTATCCCCGCTACGGCGAGACGATCGAAAGCGCGCTTGCCGCCATCGAAGGCGTGCGCGGCGCGCTCGAAGCGGGCGCCGGACGCGCGGAGATCATGGCGCTGATGCCGCCGTCCGCCGCCCGCAACGCCGTCGACTGCGCGCTCTGGGACCTCGAGGCGAAGCAGGCGGGGACCAGCGTCACCGCCCTGCTCGGTCGCCCCCCGGTCGGCCCGACGCCGACCGCGCTCACCGTCAGCCTCGACACGCCCGAAGCCATGGCCGCCGCGGCGCGGAAGCTTGCGGGCGTGCCGCTCGTCAAGGTGAAGGTCGACCGCAACGACCCCGCCGCGCAGATCGCCGCCGTGCGCGCCGCCGCGCCGAAGCCGAAGCTGATCGTCGACCCGAACGAGAGCTGGACGATCGCCGAGGTCAAGGGCCTCCAGTCCCTGCTCGTCGACCTGCGCGTCGACCTGCTGGAGCAGCCCCTTCCCGCCGCCGAGGACGCCGCGCTCGAAGGCTTCCGCTCCGCCGTGCCGATCGCGGCGGACGAATCCGCGCACGTCGCCGCCGATCTCGACGCGCTGATGTCGAAATATCAGGTCGTCAACATCAAGCTGGACAAGACCGGCGGGCTCACCACCGCGCTCGAACTCGCGGACGCCGCGCGCGCGCGCGGCATGGGGCTGATGACGGGCTGCATGGTCTGCTCGTCGCTCGGCATCGCGCCTGCGCTCATCATCGCGGCGGACGCGGCGTTCACCGATCTCGACGGCCCCGTCTGGCTCGCGAGCGACCGCGCGGGCGGCGTCACCTGCACGAACGGAATCCTCGCGCCGCCGTCGCTATGGGGCACGGCATAG
- a CDS encoding N-acyl-D-amino-acid deacylase family protein, with product MSVRNLKRIPRAALAAAALAATAYPAAGADLVLRGGTIYTGTDAPFVGDVAITGDRISHVGRKAPGGAGRVIDAKGLIVAPGFIDPHTHVDAILGGSDAAERLVLPFLMQGVTTAFIGNDGYGDPDTAKVLGSAASRPVGINYATFVGFGAVRTKVIGQDDRAPTPAELSEMKALVASAMCGGALGLSTGLFYAPQSFAKRDEVVALASEAAARGGLYDSHIRDESSYTIGLAAAIDEAIAVGREAGTPVHIAHIKALGVDVHGEAPAIIAKIEAARAAGQVVHADQYPWSASGTGLSASLLPRWAEDGGRAAMLKRFDEPETLGRIRDEMRENLRRRGGAASLLVTSGPDDLVGRTLEEIAKESGAEPVDAAVAVLRRAPVGVASFNQSEADIAAFMKRPWVMTSSDASTGHPRLYGSFARKYDTYVKTEKVIPLGDFIERSTALPADAFSLEGRGHLKPGAFADVIAFDPATFAPRADYTQPTLFAKGIRAVVVNGKVAVEDGTPTGVAAGRALPRVPKAGTCP from the coding sequence ATGAGTGTTCGGAACCTGAAGCGAATTCCGCGCGCCGCGCTGGCGGCCGCAGCCCTTGCGGCGACAGCATACCCCGCCGCCGGGGCCGATCTCGTCCTCAGGGGCGGCACCATCTACACCGGCACGGACGCGCCGTTCGTCGGCGACGTCGCGATCACCGGCGACCGCATCTCCCACGTCGGCAGGAAAGCGCCGGGGGGCGCGGGCCGCGTCATCGACGCCAAGGGCCTGATCGTCGCGCCCGGCTTCATCGACCCGCACACGCACGTGGATGCCATACTCGGCGGCAGCGACGCCGCCGAGCGGCTCGTCCTGCCGTTCCTGATGCAGGGCGTGACCACGGCGTTCATCGGCAACGACGGCTACGGCGATCCCGATACGGCGAAGGTTCTGGGCAGCGCCGCGAGCCGCCCTGTGGGTATCAACTACGCCACGTTCGTCGGTTTCGGCGCCGTTCGCACAAAGGTCATCGGGCAGGACGACCGCGCACCGACCCCGGCAGAGCTTTCCGAAATGAAGGCGCTCGTCGCCTCGGCGATGTGCGGCGGCGCGCTCGGCCTTTCGACGGGCCTGTTCTACGCCCCGCAGAGCTTCGCGAAGCGGGACGAGGTGGTCGCGCTGGCGAGCGAAGCGGCGGCGCGCGGCGGCCTCTACGACAGCCACATCCGCGACGAATCGAGCTACACGATCGGCCTTGCCGCCGCGATCGACGAGGCCATCGCGGTGGGTCGCGAGGCGGGAACGCCCGTCCATATCGCGCACATCAAGGCGCTCGGCGTCGACGTGCACGGGGAGGCCCCCGCCATCATCGCGAAGATCGAGGCCGCGCGCGCCGCCGGGCAGGTCGTTCATGCCGACCAGTATCCGTGGTCGGCCTCCGGCACCGGGCTCTCGGCGTCGTTGCTGCCGCGCTGGGCGGAGGACGGCGGGCGCGCGGCGATGCTGAAGCGCTTCGACGAACCCGAAACGCTGGGCCGCATCCGCGACGAGATGCGCGAGAACCTGCGGCGGCGCGGCGGCGCGGCCTCGCTGCTCGTCACCTCCGGGCCGGACGATCTCGTCGGCAGGACGCTTGAGGAGATCGCGAAGGAAAGCGGTGCCGAACCCGTCGACGCCGCCGTCGCCGTCCTGCGCCGCGCGCCGGTGGGCGTCGCCTCGTTCAACCAGAGCGAGGCCGACATCGCCGCCTTCATGAAGCGGCCTTGGGTGATGACGAGCTCGGACGCCTCCACCGGCCATCCGCGCCTCTACGGCTCGTTCGCGCGCAAGTACGATACATATGTGAAGACGGAGAAGGTCATCCCGCTCGGGGATTTCATCGAACGCAGCACCGCGCTTCCCGCCGATGCCTTCTCGCTGGAAGGCCGCGGACACCTGAAGCCCGGCGCGTTCGCGGACGTGATCGCCTTCGATCCCGCGACATTCGCGCCGCGCGCCGATTACACGCAGCCGACGCTGTTCGCGAAGGGCATCCGCGCCGTCGTCGTCAACGGCAAGGTCGCGGTCGAGGACGGCACCCCCACCGGCGTCGCGGCGGGCCGCGCCCTGCCGCGCGTGCCGAAAGCCGGGACCTGCCCGTGA
- a CDS encoding dicarboxylate/amino acid:cation symporter produces MTPIRAWFRIALWKRVLGGLALGLAFGLLWPSATDSVAILGDLFIRLIRMLVVPIVFVTIAAGVSSLGDPKRLGSVGGRTIGLFAVTTAIAVSVGIVVALLVEPGIGANLGGAEPRPLGEPKSTYDQLVGIVPTNLFEALAAGDMLAIIFFSLLLGIGTILAGDAGKPLAGLLQSASGVLFQMIRVVMEATPFGVFALTAGAIAANGLAVFTNIGLLALCVVLGSVIQIALVHSALVRGIAGMPLKFFFRGIVDALAVAFSTSSSSATLPVALRVARDNLGIAPAIASTVLPIGASIGKDGTAMYVGLLSVFSLQALGITPDAGMLVIIFLTAALAAFGTAPIPSASLFMLAAVLNAVGVTTEQAALIVGFILPFDRLLDMTRTVPSACANLAVTTTVAHWESDLDRSFRAKDAV; encoded by the coding sequence GTGACGCCGATCCGCGCGTGGTTCCGCATCGCGCTCTGGAAGCGGGTGCTCGGCGGTCTCGCGCTCGGCCTCGCCTTCGGCCTGCTCTGGCCCTCGGCGACGGATTCGGTCGCGATCCTCGGCGACCTCTTCATCCGCCTGATCCGGATGCTCGTCGTGCCGATCGTGTTCGTCACGATCGCGGCGGGCGTCTCGTCGCTCGGCGATCCGAAGCGGCTCGGCTCGGTCGGCGGCCGCACCATCGGCCTGTTCGCAGTCACGACCGCCATCGCGGTTTCGGTCGGCATCGTCGTCGCGCTCCTCGTGGAGCCGGGGATCGGCGCCAATCTCGGCGGCGCCGAGCCGCGCCCGCTCGGCGAGCCGAAGTCCACCTACGACCAGCTCGTCGGCATCGTCCCCACCAACCTGTTCGAGGCGCTGGCGGCGGGCGACATGCTCGCGATCATCTTCTTCTCGCTGCTGCTCGGCATCGGCACGATCCTCGCGGGCGACGCCGGAAAGCCGCTCGCGGGGCTGCTGCAATCCGCGTCGGGCGTGCTGTTCCAGATGATCCGCGTCGTCATGGAGGCGACGCCGTTCGGCGTGTTCGCGCTCACCGCCGGGGCCATCGCCGCGAACGGCCTTGCGGTCTTCACCAACATCGGCCTGCTCGCGCTCTGCGTCGTGCTCGGCTCGGTGATCCAGATCGCGCTCGTGCACAGCGCCCTCGTGCGGGGTATCGCCGGAATGCCGCTCAAGTTCTTCTTCCGCGGCATCGTCGACGCGCTCGCCGTCGCCTTCTCGACCTCATCGTCGTCGGCGACGCTGCCGGTGGCGCTGCGCGTCGCGCGCGACAATCTCGGCATCGCGCCCGCCATCGCCTCGACCGTGCTGCCGATCGGCGCCAGCATCGGCAAGGACGGCACGGCCATGTACGTCGGCCTGCTCAGCGTGTTCAGCCTTCAGGCGCTCGGCATCACGCCCGATGCGGGGATGCTCGTCATCATCTTCCTCACCGCCGCGCTCGCCGCGTTCGGCACCGCGCCGATCCCGTCCGCCTCGCTGTTCATGCTCGCCGCCGTGCTGAACGCGGTCGGCGTCACCACCGAGCAGGCCGCGCTCATCGTCGGCTTCATCCTGCCGTTCGACCGGCTGCTCGACATGACGCGCACGGTGCCGAGCGCCTGCGCCAACCTCGCCGTCACCACCACCGTCGCGCACTGGGAGAGCGATCTCGACAGGAGCTTCCGCGCGAAGGACGCCGTGTAG
- a CDS encoding DUF2218 domain-containing protein, with protein sequence MATATAAVPTANGSRYMQQLCKHWSHKFDVTFDARQGRVRFPEAMVILTAEPEALAVVLDADDPAVLERMKDVVASHLDRFAFREAPLAFRWLGA encoded by the coding sequence ATGGCGACCGCAACCGCCGCCGTGCCGACGGCGAACGGCAGCCGCTACATGCAGCAGCTCTGCAAGCACTGGAGCCACAAGTTCGACGTGACGTTCGACGCGCGGCAGGGGCGGGTGCGGTTCCCGGAAGCGATGGTCATCCTGACCGCGGAGCCGGAAGCGCTGGCGGTCGTGCTGGACGCGGACGACCCCGCCGTCCTCGAACGGATGAAGGACGTGGTGGCGAGCCACCTCGACCGCTTCGCCTTCCGCGAGGCGCCGCTCGCGTTCCGCTGGCTGGGCGCCTGA
- a CDS encoding PadR family transcriptional regulator: MREHGQHGHGHHHRWRGRRGWGGFAEALAGLGAAMEGDDWRGERGRGHRRRRLGAGELQLLLLSLIEEQPLHGYAMIEAIEARTGGAYAPSPGVVYPTLTLLADMELAEERPDASRKLYAITPKGKAHLDERREELNGLLERLDAAGEANTRADAAPVWRAMMNLGAVLKARMWDRSADREAMLEAARIIDEAAHKIERL, from the coding sequence ATGAGAGAACACGGACAACACGGGCATGGCCATCATCACAGGTGGCGCGGCCGCCGCGGCTGGGGCGGGTTTGCGGAGGCGCTCGCGGGCCTCGGCGCCGCGATGGAGGGCGACGACTGGCGCGGCGAGCGCGGGCGCGGCCATCGCCGCCGCCGACTCGGCGCGGGCGAGCTGCAACTGCTGCTGCTGTCGCTGATCGAGGAGCAGCCGCTGCACGGCTACGCGATGATCGAGGCGATCGAGGCGCGCACCGGCGGCGCCTACGCGCCGAGCCCCGGCGTCGTCTATCCGACGCTGACGCTGCTCGCCGACATGGAACTGGCCGAGGAGCGGCCGGATGCGAGCCGAAAACTTTATGCGATCACGCCGAAGGGCAAGGCGCACCTCGACGAGCGCCGCGAGGAGCTGAACGGCCTGCTCGAACGGCTCGACGCCGCGGGCGAGGCCAACACCCGCGCCGACGCCGCCCCGGTGTGGCGCGCGATGATGAACCTCGGTGCCGTGCTCAAGGCCCGCATGTGGGACCGGAGCGCCGACCGCGAGGCGATGCTGGAAGCCGCGCGCATCATCGACGAGGCCGCGCACAAGATCGAAAGGCTCTGA
- a CDS encoding replication-associated recombination protein A, which translates to MSDLFAKDSPQPDARPAADAPLAERLRPRTLAEVVGQEHLTGPEGAIGRMVAAGKLSSIIFWGPPGTGKTTIARLLADAVGLRFVQISAVFSGVADLKKAFAEAREYARIGQKTLLFVDEIHRFNRAQQDGFLPYVEDGTVTLVGATTENPSFELNAALLSRCQVLFVHRLDEAALDELLKRAEADFGRPLPLTPEAREALVHSTDGDGRFLLNQVETLMSVHLDEPLDPAGLRDLLHRRVAVYDKDREGHYNLISALHKSMRGSDPQAALYYLARMLTAGEEPLYVLRRITRFASEDIGLADPQALVQCLAAKDAYDFLGSPEGELAIVQACLYCATAPKSNAAYKAQKAAWRSARETGSLMPPANILNAPTKLMKEIGYGKDYAYDHDVEGGFSGDNYWPEEMQPETYYRPTERGFEKRVSERLAWWEERRRERRK; encoded by the coding sequence ATGTCCGATCTCTTCGCCAAGGATTCCCCGCAACCCGACGCGCGGCCCGCCGCCGACGCACCGCTCGCCGAGCGGCTGCGCCCGCGCACGCTCGCCGAGGTCGTCGGGCAGGAGCACCTCACCGGCCCCGAGGGCGCGATCGGCCGCATGGTCGCGGCGGGCAAGCTTTCCAGCATCATCTTCTGGGGGCCGCCCGGCACCGGCAAGACCACGATCGCCCGCCTGCTCGCCGACGCCGTGGGCCTCCGCTTCGTGCAGATCTCGGCGGTGTTCTCCGGCGTCGCCGATTTGAAGAAGGCCTTCGCCGAGGCGCGCGAGTACGCGCGGATCGGCCAGAAGACGCTGCTCTTCGTGGACGAGATCCACCGTTTCAACCGCGCCCAGCAGGACGGCTTCCTGCCCTATGTGGAGGACGGCACGGTGACGCTGGTCGGCGCCACCACCGAGAACCCCAGCTTCGAGCTCAACGCCGCGCTGCTCTCGCGCTGTCAGGTGCTGTTCGTCCACCGGCTGGACGAGGCGGCGCTCGATGAGCTTCTGAAGCGCGCGGAGGCCGACTTCGGCCGCCCCCTGCCCCTCACGCCCGAGGCCCGCGAGGCGCTCGTCCATTCGACCGACGGCGACGGCCGCTTCCTGCTCAATCAGGTCGAGACCTTGATGTCGGTGCACCTCGACGAACCGCTCGATCCCGCGGGCCTGCGCGACCTTCTGCACCGCCGCGTCGCCGTCTACGACAAGGACCGCGAGGGCCACTACAACCTCATCTCCGCGCTCCACAAATCCATGCGCGGCTCCGATCCGCAGGCGGCGCTCTACTACCTCGCGCGGATGCTGACGGCGGGCGAGGAACCGCTCTACGTCCTCCGCCGCATCACCCGCTTCGCCAGCGAGGACATCGGCCTCGCCGATCCGCAGGCGCTCGTCCAGTGCCTTGCCGCGAAGGACGCCTACGATTTCCTCGGCTCCCCCGAAGGCGAGCTCGCCATCGTGCAGGCCTGCCTCTACTGCGCGACCGCGCCCAAGTCGAACGCGGCCTACAAGGCGCAGAAGGCGGCGTGGCGGAGCGCGCGCGAGACCGGCTCGCTGATGCCCCCCGCGAACATCCTGAACGCGCCGACGAAGCTGATGAAGGAGATCGGCTACGGCAAGGACTACGCCTACGACCACGACGTCGAGGGCGGCTTTTCGGGCGACAACTACTGGCCCGAAGAGATGCAGCCGGAGACCTATTACCGCCCCACCGAGCGGGGCTTCGAGAAGCGCGTCAGCGAGCGGCTGGCATGGTGGGAGGAACGCAGGCGTGAACGCCGGAAATAG
- a CDS encoding serine hydrolase domain-containing protein, with protein MNAGNSLVAALMLLGSAAAVAADADPYARALAAGYKAQFTCSGVFSAGRTPEAIARHELAGTQENVAPLLGDLEARVDEASKTVSVSFDPALPPRVAVWRPWLGCTGLPIGASAVNLPTLSVSPPQFVRAPDWPYGDVGAEAKPKGDAKVLAAALDDAFAKPGTTGVVIVQRGRIVAERYAEGFGRHVPQRTWSAAKSITGTLIGVAAHKGLIDPAKPAPVPEWQTPGDPRAAITTDDLLRMASGLHSDFAGNRTDAVYFGGTHVGENVPGQALEAKPGTRFRYANNDTLLAAYSLRAAIGDDAKYTAFPFTELFWKIGMTHTFAETDWRGNFVLSSQVWSTARDFARLGLLYLNDGVWNGERLLPEGWVRYISTPSGPQPQEDGIGYGATFWLLNAGDGIPKDTFGAFGNRGQFIVIVPSRNIVIVRRGEDHAGTRFDIAAFTAAVLKALK; from the coding sequence GTGAACGCCGGAAATAGCCTTGTCGCAGCGCTGATGCTGCTGGGCAGCGCCGCGGCCGTCGCGGCGGATGCCGACCCCTACGCCCGCGCGCTCGCCGCCGGATACAAGGCGCAGTTCACGTGCAGCGGCGTGTTCAGCGCCGGGCGCACGCCCGAGGCCATCGCCCGCCACGAGCTTGCCGGAACGCAGGAGAATGTCGCGCCGCTGCTCGGCGACCTCGAAGCGCGCGTCGACGAGGCGTCGAAAACCGTTTCCGTGAGCTTCGATCCCGCCCTGCCGCCGCGCGTCGCGGTATGGCGCCCGTGGCTCGGCTGCACCGGCCTGCCCATCGGGGCAAGCGCCGTGAACCTGCCGACCCTGTCCGTATCGCCGCCGCAGTTCGTCCGCGCGCCCGACTGGCCCTACGGCGACGTCGGCGCGGAGGCGAAGCCGAAGGGCGACGCGAAGGTGCTCGCCGCCGCGCTCGACGATGCCTTCGCGAAACCGGGCACCACCGGCGTCGTCATCGTGCAGCGCGGCCGCATCGTCGCCGAGCGCTACGCCGAAGGCTTCGGGCGCCACGTCCCGCAGCGCACGTGGTCCGCCGCCAAGAGCATCACCGGCACGCTGATCGGCGTCGCCGCGCACAAGGGCCTGATCGACCCCGCGAAACCCGCACCGGTCCCCGAATGGCAAACGCCCGGCGACCCGCGCGCCGCGATCACCACGGACGACCTGCTGCGCATGGCCTCCGGCCTCCACAGCGATTTCGCGGGCAACCGCACCGACGCCGTCTATTTCGGCGGCACCCATGTCGGCGAGAACGTGCCGGGGCAGGCGCTGGAGGCGAAGCCCGGCACGCGCTTCCGCTACGCCAACAACGACACGCTGCTCGCCGCCTACAGCCTCCGCGCCGCGATAGGGGACGACGCGAAATACACCGCCTTCCCGTTCACCGAGCTGTTCTGGAAGATCGGCATGACGCACACGTTCGCGGAAACCGACTGGCGCGGCAATTTCGTCCTCTCCTCGCAGGTCTGGTCGACGGCGCGGGACTTCGCGCGGCTCGGCCTTCTTTATCTGAACGACGGCGTCTGGAACGGCGAGCGGCTCCTCCCCGAGGGCTGGGTCCGCTACATCAGCACGCCTTCGGGGCCGCAGCCGCAGGAGGACGGCATCGGCTACGGCGCGACCTTCTGGCTGCTGAACGCCGGCGACGGCATCCCGAAGGACACGTTCGGCGCGTTCGGCAACCGGGGCCAGTTCATCGTGATCGTGCCGAGCCGGAACATCGTGATCGTGCGGCGCGGCGAGGATCACGCGGGCACGCGCTTCGACATCGCCGCGTTCACTGCCGCCGTGCTGAAGGCGCTGAAATGA
- a CDS encoding MmcQ/YjbR family DNA-binding protein codes for MSLDWDSVAAFALTLPGAELSTSYGQPAVKVNGRAFVNTGREAGSFCLQIDMDTVEMLKTTDPATYWQTPHYEGWPAVLVRFDTDDPDRMRAMIERAHAWQAGRPRPRGRKRT; via the coding sequence ATGAGCCTCGACTGGGACAGCGTCGCCGCCTTCGCGCTGACGCTGCCCGGCGCGGAACTCTCCACGAGCTACGGCCAGCCCGCCGTGAAGGTGAACGGCCGTGCCTTCGTGAACACCGGGCGCGAGGCAGGTTCCTTCTGCCTGCAGATCGACATGGACACGGTCGAGATGCTGAAGACGACCGACCCGGCCACCTATTGGCAGACGCCGCACTACGAGGGCTGGCCCGCCGTTCTGGTGCGCTTCGACACGGACGATCCCGACCGCATGCGCGCCATGATCGAGCGCGCCCACGCGTGGCAGGCGGGCAGGCCCAGACCGCGCGGCAGGAAGAGGACTTGA
- a CDS encoding PEP-CTERM sorting domain-containing protein has product MNRVAIAVSSIVSSCFISVPVHAALITDGFTFAVASAGGDFSAGTHFHSNTGGTFGNPAGKAEVGRYSTEEVRGLSEYDLTGLAASPTAFVTFNVFKAGGLFVGENDTPFDGTIDIEIYEGNNTEDLSDFEAPTVAYVTSFATAGLSVGDVISADITTWFNQAITDGWTSLGIRLRNEPLHPTSQAWTFDLFRLTTEDETTRIPEPGMLGLLGVGIVALGMARRRQA; this is encoded by the coding sequence ATGAATCGGGTCGCAATTGCTGTTTCTTCTATCGTTTCATCGTGTTTCATTTCAGTTCCGGTCCATGCAGCGCTGATCACGGATGGATTCACCTTCGCAGTCGCCAGCGCCGGCGGCGATTTCAGCGCCGGCACGCACTTCCATTCCAACACCGGCGGCACCTTCGGCAATCCGGCCGGCAAGGCGGAGGTCGGGCGCTATTCGACGGAGGAGGTGCGCGGCCTTTCGGAATATGATCTCACCGGCCTCGCCGCGTCGCCGACGGCCTTCGTGACGTTCAACGTGTTCAAGGCGGGCGGCCTTTTCGTCGGCGAAAACGACACGCCGTTCGACGGCACCATCGACATCGAGATCTACGAAGGCAACAACACCGAGGACCTCTCGGACTTCGAGGCGCCGACGGTCGCCTATGTGACGAGCTTCGCCACCGCCGGCCTGTCGGTCGGCGACGTGATCAGCGCCGACATCACGACGTGGTTCAACCAGGCGATCACCGACGGCTGGACCAGCCTCGGCATCCGCCTGCGCAACGAGCCGCTGCATCCCACGAGCCAGGCGTGGACCTTCGACCTGTTCCGTCTCACGACGGAAGACGAGACGACCCGGATCCCGGAACCGGGAATGCTCGGCCTCCTCGGCGTCGGCATCGTCGCGCTCGGCATGGCGCGGCGTCGGCAGGCCTAA
- the crcB gene encoding fluoride efflux transporter CrcB translates to MIQHFVIVGIGGAVGAMLRHGVGMVSLRLLGPNFPWGTLIVNVAGGLLMGVLVGVLAARGGSEPLRLLLGVGVLGGFTTFSAFSLDVVTLAGRGAMPAAIGYVFASVLASVAALYLGKALV, encoded by the coding sequence ATGATTCAACATTTCGTGATCGTCGGAATCGGGGGAGCCGTCGGCGCGATGCTGCGGCACGGCGTCGGCATGGTCTCGCTGCGCCTGCTGGGGCCGAACTTTCCGTGGGGCACGCTGATCGTCAACGTCGCCGGCGGGCTGCTGATGGGCGTTCTGGTCGGCGTGCTCGCGGCGCGCGGCGGCAGCGAGCCGCTGCGCCTGCTGCTGGGTGTCGGTGTTCTCGGCGGCTTCACGACCTTCTCCGCCTTCTCGCTCGACGTGGTGACGCTGGCCGGACGCGGGGCGATGCCTGCCGCGATCGGCTACGTGTTCGCCTCGGTGCTGGCCTCCGTCGCCGCGCTCTATCTCGGCAAGGCCCTCGTATGA